One window of Alosa sapidissima isolate fAloSap1 chromosome 21, fAloSap1.pri, whole genome shotgun sequence genomic DNA carries:
- the npvf gene encoding pro-FMRFamide-related neuropeptide VF, whose product MQSSQLFSFVLSSLALTFQAASALMPTSASEYSQHISHKSHYIQPYHEKPRSLNIEDFPLTVLPTRSRAHSPIVLKLHPSAGKPSHLHANLPLRFGRTTGVLLRKEPQISPKSSLNLPQRFGRSEVCSKCRRSGTPPSATLPQRFGRRNVLDAIGWLPIRTLFILAPASKSPQDKIRTSFDDGSSEWTEDTAEKRDRIFMDF is encoded by the exons ATGCAGTCGTCTCAGCTCTTCTCTTTCGTTCTTTCTTCTCTTGCCCTCACTTTCCAGGCTGCCTCTGCATTAATGCCAACCAGTGCCAGTGAATACAGCCAACACATCAGCCACAAGAGCCACTACATACAG CCTTATCATGAAAAGCCCCGTAGCCTCAACATTGAGGATTTCCCACTCACAGTGCTGCCTACACGTTCACGTGCGCACTCACCGATTGTTTTGAAGCTTCACCCATCTGCAGGGAAACCATCCCACTTACATGCCAATCTGCCGCTACGCTTTGGACGAACGACTGGAGTGTTGCTTCGGAAGGAACCACAAATATCACCAAAATCCTCCCTCAACCTCCCGCAACGGTTCGGCCGGTCTGAGGTGTGCAGCAAGTGCAGACGCTCTGGAACTCCGCCGTCCGCCACGCTGCCTCAAAGATTCGGAAGAAGAAATGTGCTAGACGCCATTGGATGGCTTCCTATCCGCACTCTGTTCATTCTTGCACCAGCGTCCAAGTCACCCCAAGACAAAATACG gACTTCATTTGATGATGGCAGTTCTGAATGGACAGAGGACACTGCAGAAAAAAGGGACAGAATATTTATGGATTTTTGA